One genomic window of Salvelinus alpinus chromosome 9, SLU_Salpinus.1, whole genome shotgun sequence includes the following:
- the LOC139530741 gene encoding transmembrane protein 39B-like, which produces MESRINSSSVQDYTTSQRIPNDNSRTRVGTFLDNKSITSVQRKDPTKLLSKKAWFRQRYTANQGIHTFGMYIPLFRFNCYFCRVGPLSPITRIGSKELGSVGSGRDYITALKETWKQHTSQLYGLQAMPTHACCLSPDLIRKEVEYLKMDFNWRMKEVLVSSMLSAYYVAFIPAWFVKSTQYVAKRWSCELFILLSVSTSVILMRHLLPPRYCDLLHKAAAHMDGRVHVAPGCPGQTQ; this is translated from the exons ATGGAAAGTAGAATAAACtctagttctgttcaggactacacgacaaGTCAACGGATACCGAACGACAACAGTAGAACACGGGTGGGGACCTTTTTGGACAATAAGAGCATTACAAGCGTGCAGCGGAAAGACCCAACCAAACTCCTTTCCAAGAAGGCTTGGTTCCGACAGAGATACACGGCAAACCAAGGCAttcacac GTTCGGGATGTACATTCCCCTGTTCCGGTTTAACTGCTACTTCTGCCGGGTGGGGCCACTCTCGCCCATCACTCGCATTGGGTCGAAGGAGCTGGGCAGCGTGGGGAGCGGGCGTGACTACATAACAGCTCTGAAGGAGACGTGGAAGCAGCACACCAGCCAGCTGTACGGGCTCCAGGCCATGCCCACACACGCCTGCTGCCTCTCCCCAGACCTCATCCGCAAAGAGGTGGAGTACCTGAAGATGGACTTCAACTGGAGGATGAAGGAGGTGCTGGTCAGCTCCATGCTCAGTGCCTACTACGTGGCCTTCATACCTGCATGGTTTGTTAAG AGCACACAATACGTGGCCAAGCGTTGGTCCTGTGAGCTCTTCATCCTGTTGTCTGTCAGTACCTCAGTCATCCTCATGAGGCACCTGCTGCCCCCACGATACTGTGACCTGCTCCATAAGGCCGCAGCACAT